Proteins encoded in a region of the Corynebacterium breve genome:
- a CDS encoding segregation and condensation protein A, with the protein MSTPSATDAHQPEITGFTLVLNNFEGPFDLLLNLISAKKLDVTEVALAEVTDEFIAYVKALGETAELDEVTEFLVIAATLLDLKAARLVPRGDVESEDDLELLESRDLLFARLLQYRAYQQVADMFAEWQKDAQHRYPRAVAIEPQFVDLLPPVRLGHTPATFAELAASVFRPKAPDEVRTDHLHQVEVSVPEQAGRILDTLRLAGADSWLSFASLTRDCTRSMEVVGRFLALLELYKARAVETHQEVALGDLDVSWTGLDVDPAVVAASNWE; encoded by the coding sequence GTGAGCACTCCCAGTGCGACTGATGCCCACCAGCCGGAAATCACCGGTTTTACCTTGGTGCTAAACAACTTCGAGGGGCCCTTTGACCTCTTGCTCAATTTGATAAGCGCCAAAAAGCTCGATGTCACTGAAGTAGCGCTAGCCGAAGTTACCGACGAATTCATTGCATACGTCAAAGCTCTCGGGGAAACCGCGGAGTTGGATGAAGTAACCGAATTCCTTGTCATCGCGGCGACCTTGTTGGACCTCAAGGCAGCCCGATTGGTGCCTCGCGGCGACGTCGAAAGCGAAGACGACCTAGAGTTGCTCGAAAGTCGCGACCTATTGTTCGCGAGACTCCTGCAATACCGCGCATACCAGCAAGTCGCAGACATGTTCGCTGAGTGGCAGAAAGACGCACAGCACCGTTATCCGCGCGCTGTGGCGATCGAGCCGCAGTTTGTAGATCTGCTTCCGCCAGTGCGACTCGGCCACACTCCGGCCACTTTTGCAGAGCTTGCTGCAAGCGTGTTCCGACCCAAAGCACCTGATGAAGTACGCACCGATCACCTACACCAAGTAGAGGTTTCCGTGCCGGAACAAGCGGGGAGGATCCTAGACACGCTGCGTTTGGCCGGGGCAGATAGCTGGCTTTCTTTTGCATCGCTCACCCGTGACTGCACCCGCTCCATGGAGGTAGTGGGGCGCTTTCTCGCGTTGCTGGAACTGTATAAGGCACGTGCTGTAGAGACCCACCAAGAAGTCGCGCTCGGCGACTTAGACGTTTCCTGGACTGGCCTCGACGTCGATCCCGCCGTGGTGGCAGCGTCAAACTGGGAATAA